In Rathayibacter sp. VKM Ac-2762, one DNA window encodes the following:
- a CDS encoding TetR/AcrR family transcriptional regulator, producing MTAIDSTPPETSRRGRTRERLLDAAYDVFAETGVHSASVEQICERAGFSRGAFYSNFSSKEELFFALMERENGARVTALVEQMDRTIPRVVSADEPLTAETLAVVILDFLQGPATDNRRWCVVESEFELLALRDPRIAPQYRDFRAGFDASLVQIVHGALRQVRREFSLEPTTAVRLLVAGYDDAVKQSILEDESEPASLERLRATLTAIVLAISSADA from the coding sequence ATGACGGCGATCGACTCCACCCCTCCCGAGACCTCCCGCCGCGGCCGCACCCGCGAGCGCCTGCTCGACGCGGCCTACGACGTCTTCGCCGAGACCGGCGTGCACAGCGCGTCCGTCGAGCAGATCTGCGAGCGCGCCGGGTTCTCGCGCGGCGCCTTCTACTCCAACTTCTCCAGCAAGGAGGAGCTGTTCTTCGCGCTCATGGAGCGGGAGAACGGCGCCCGGGTGACGGCCCTCGTCGAGCAGATGGACCGCACGATCCCGCGCGTCGTCTCGGCCGACGAGCCGCTGACGGCCGAGACGCTGGCCGTGGTCATCCTCGACTTCCTCCAGGGTCCTGCCACCGACAACCGCCGCTGGTGCGTGGTCGAGTCGGAGTTCGAGCTGCTCGCGCTCCGCGACCCGCGGATCGCTCCGCAGTACCGCGACTTCCGCGCCGGCTTCGACGCCTCGCTCGTGCAGATCGTGCACGGGGCGCTGCGCCAGGTGCGCCGCGAGTTCTCCCTCGAGCCGACGACCGCCGTGCGCCTGCTGGTGGCGGGCTACGACGACGCGGTCAAGCAGTCGATCCTCGAGGACGAGTCGGAGCCCGCGTCGCTCGAGCGCCTGCGGGCGACGCTGACGGCGATCGTCCTCGCGATCTCGTCCGCCGACGCCTGA
- a CDS encoding MMPL family transporter has translation MSSLLYRLGRRVYRAHRLVAVLWLLIVVAGGGGALLLNQGTDNTFSIPGTQSQTALDQLERTFPQVSGTSARYVVVAPDGGSVQDADVKGPVSDAVAALGDVDEVAAVTDPYSDSVSGTISDAGNALVITAQMDGSATTTSPESRDALKAEATTLQDALPAGSVVSLGGDLFAQNLPGVTITEAIGLVVALVVLVLTFGSFLAAGMPLVTALLGVALSMSAIFIATRFASISSTTPLLALMLGLAVGIDYALFIISRHQDQLKQGMDPEESTARATATAGSAVVFAGLTVIIALVGLSVAGIPFLTTMGVAAAGGVAIAVVIALTLTPALLGFAGARLRPKERRAKKKAAKAAAAAGTHVDTEAHEEAATASPGGHVHAEVPRGFFRGWVRVVTRFPIVTIIAVIGVLGVASIPALSLRLALPDAGYQAEGTPARTTYDLLAENFGAGYNGPLIVTGTIIGSTDPLGLMDDLKGEIEKLDGVASVPLATPNETADTGIIQVIPEGGPDSEATKALVAEIRDKHDYFQQEYGVDLAVTGQTAVGIDISDTLAKALLPFGLLVVGLSLVLLTMVFRSLWVPIKATLGYLLSVGASFGAVAAVFEWGWFSDALHVDKTGPIISFMPIILMGVLFGLAMDYEVFLVSRMREDYVHGRPARAAVESGFVGSAKVVTAAAVIMFSVFAAFVPEGDTNIKPIALGLAVGVFVDAFIVRMTLVPAVLHLLGDRAWHMPRWLDRILPSFDVEGEGLTKELALADWPEPGSTDVIAAEDLRLDGPDGPVYSGVSLRVAPGSSLVVHGPHRSGRTALLLSIAGRLAPDSGRLKVAGLVVPIRSAAVRGRVGLVRLAGAADPVADVRSALESAPPILVLDDLDTVTDPQLRDAIRAELDAARAADDAFTVVASSVDAEALDDLLPSDRGVLAVSPAAERRAIAKVL, from the coding sequence GTGTCGTCGCTGCTCTACCGTCTCGGTCGTCGCGTGTACCGCGCCCACCGCCTCGTCGCCGTCCTGTGGCTGCTGATCGTGGTGGCGGGCGGAGGAGGAGCGCTGCTGCTCAACCAGGGCACCGACAACACGTTCTCCATCCCGGGCACGCAGTCGCAGACCGCCCTCGACCAGCTCGAGCGCACCTTCCCCCAGGTCAGCGGCACGTCCGCGCGGTACGTGGTCGTCGCGCCCGACGGAGGCAGCGTCCAGGACGCCGACGTGAAGGGCCCCGTCAGTGACGCGGTCGCCGCGCTCGGCGACGTCGACGAGGTCGCGGCCGTCACGGACCCCTACTCCGACAGCGTCTCCGGCACGATCTCCGACGCCGGGAACGCCCTCGTCATCACCGCCCAGATGGACGGCTCCGCCACCACCACGAGCCCCGAGAGCCGCGACGCGCTGAAGGCCGAGGCGACGACCCTCCAGGACGCGCTGCCCGCCGGCTCCGTGGTCTCGCTCGGCGGCGACCTCTTCGCCCAGAACCTCCCCGGCGTGACCATCACGGAGGCGATCGGCCTCGTGGTCGCCCTCGTCGTCCTCGTGCTCACCTTCGGCTCGTTCCTGGCCGCCGGCATGCCGCTGGTCACCGCGCTGCTCGGCGTCGCCCTCTCGATGTCGGCCATCTTCATCGCCACCCGCTTCGCCTCGATCTCCTCGACCACGCCGCTCCTGGCGCTGATGCTGGGCCTGGCGGTCGGCATCGACTACGCCCTCTTCATCATCAGCCGCCACCAGGACCAGCTGAAGCAGGGCATGGACCCGGAGGAGTCGACCGCGCGGGCGACCGCGACCGCGGGCTCCGCCGTCGTCTTCGCGGGCCTGACCGTGATCATCGCGCTCGTCGGCCTCTCGGTCGCGGGCATCCCGTTCCTCACCACGATGGGCGTCGCAGCGGCGGGCGGAGTCGCGATCGCCGTGGTCATCGCGCTCACCCTGACCCCCGCCCTCCTCGGCTTCGCCGGCGCGCGGCTGCGCCCGAAGGAGCGCCGCGCGAAGAAGAAGGCCGCGAAGGCCGCCGCCGCCGCGGGCACCCACGTCGACACCGAGGCGCACGAGGAGGCGGCGACCGCCTCCCCCGGCGGCCACGTGCACGCCGAGGTCCCGCGCGGGTTCTTCCGCGGCTGGGTCCGGGTCGTCACGCGCTTCCCGATCGTGACGATCATCGCGGTGATCGGCGTGCTCGGCGTCGCGAGCATCCCGGCGCTCAGCCTCCGCCTCGCCCTGCCGGACGCCGGCTACCAGGCCGAGGGCACTCCCGCGCGCACCACCTACGACCTGCTCGCCGAGAACTTCGGCGCCGGCTACAACGGCCCGCTCATCGTCACCGGCACGATCATCGGCTCGACCGATCCGCTCGGCCTGATGGACGACCTCAAGGGCGAGATCGAGAAGCTCGACGGAGTCGCCTCGGTGCCGCTCGCGACGCCCAACGAGACCGCCGACACCGGCATCATCCAGGTCATTCCCGAGGGCGGCCCCGACTCCGAGGCCACCAAGGCGCTGGTCGCCGAGATCCGCGACAAGCACGACTACTTCCAGCAGGAGTACGGCGTCGACCTCGCAGTGACCGGCCAGACCGCGGTCGGGATCGACATCTCGGACACTCTCGCCAAGGCCCTGCTGCCGTTCGGCCTGCTCGTCGTGGGCCTGTCGCTGGTGCTGCTGACGATGGTGTTCCGCTCGCTCTGGGTGCCGATCAAGGCGACGCTGGGCTACCTGCTGTCGGTCGGTGCGTCCTTCGGCGCCGTGGCGGCGGTGTTCGAATGGGGATGGTTCTCGGACGCTCTGCACGTCGACAAGACGGGCCCGATCATCAGCTTCATGCCGATCATCCTGATGGGCGTGCTCTTCGGCCTCGCGATGGACTACGAGGTGTTCCTGGTCTCGCGGATGCGCGAGGACTACGTGCACGGGAGGCCGGCGCGCGCCGCTGTCGAGTCGGGCTTCGTCGGCTCGGCCAAGGTGGTCACGGCCGCCGCGGTCATCATGTTCTCGGTCTTCGCCGCCTTCGTGCCGGAGGGGGACACCAACATCAAGCCGATCGCGCTCGGGCTCGCCGTGGGCGTCTTCGTCGACGCGTTCATCGTGCGGATGACGCTGGTGCCCGCCGTGCTGCACCTGCTCGGCGACCGCGCCTGGCACATGCCGCGCTGGCTCGACCGCATCCTCCCGTCCTTCGACGTCGAGGGCGAGGGCCTCACGAAGGAGCTCGCGCTGGCCGACTGGCCGGAGCCCGGATCCACCGACGTGATCGCGGCCGAGGACCTCCGCCTCGACGGACCCGACGGTCCCGTCTACAGCGGCGTCTCGCTGCGGGTCGCTCCCGGCTCCTCCCTCGTGGTCCACGGGCCGCACCGCTCCGGCCGCACCGCGCTGCTGCTGAGCATCGCCGGCCGGCTCGCCCCCGACTCCGGGCGCCTGAAGGTCGCGGGCCTGGTCGTGCCGATCCGCTCCGCCGCCGTGCGCGGCCGGGTCGGGCTGGTGCGCCTCGCCGGAGCCGCCGACCCCGTCGCCGACGTCCGGTCGGCCCTGGAGTCGGCCCCGCCGATCCTGGTGCTCGACGACCTCGACACGGTCACCGACCCGCAGCTGCGGGACGCGATCCGGGCCGAGCTCGACGCCGCCCGCGCCGCCGACGACGCGTTCACCGTGGTCGCCTCCTCCGTCGACGCCGAGGCGCTCGACGACCTCCTCCCCTCCGACCGCGGCGTGCTCGCGGTCTCGCCCGCGGCCGAGCGCCGCGCGATCGCAAAGGTCCTCTGA
- a CDS encoding YhgE/Pip domain-containing protein: MALLSLERPRGVKKVSWLTLLGIVLVPLVIGGLLVWALWNPTERLDTITAAVVNEDTPVEINGQTVPLGRQLAAGLVTGGTDSASSDAPSSTPSASATPSASTTPVPNVSGSDSTGNFTWVLTDKDDAAKGLADGSYATVVTIPSSFSAAATSYSGDAAEATKATIDIATSEKAKLVDDAISATVTSTATSLLNTQLTTAYLENVYVGFNTLNEQIGQAAEGAGTLADGADQLGTGASTLADGTSSLADGIDELATGASSLSDGVGQIGTGASSLADGVGQLGTGASDLSGGVAQLATGARGLSGGVGQLATGARDSATGATALQGGASDLADGLDQLREGVVRTGDGTQQVAALSAGAAAATAGTFEALSAALEGCETTQCLAARAVIASADGPTGATTLATTTAGAVAGIDAGIRLGGDGQPSLIDAVGQSATGARTLSGGIGQLSGGLTQLADGADDAAGGASQLADGLDTTAAGSAQLATGATTAAAGARDLATGATTAAGGAADLATGASSAADGADQLADGASGVSDGAVQLADGIRTLATGLDAAVAQLPTYTESESTNLADVVSDPVENASSATDLFGASSVPFFATIALWLGALATFLVLAAFSHRALSSTRSSAALALSSYVPALVIGVVQGLAVAIVMSGVAGLEPGRWVGFALLAMLTGASFAAVNQGLVALLGGIGRFLAMVAAVIALGAGIISTVPGLFDDVLGFLPLSAAQNALSGVVEGTDGTAGAVVGLVIWLLFGLLLTVAAIARRRVVSVRALHRTAEA; encoded by the coding sequence ATGGCTCTCCTCTCCCTCGAACGCCCCCGCGGCGTCAAGAAGGTGTCCTGGCTGACCCTTCTCGGGATCGTCCTGGTCCCCCTCGTCATCGGCGGCCTCCTGGTCTGGGCGCTGTGGAACCCGACCGAGCGCCTCGACACGATCACGGCCGCCGTGGTCAACGAGGACACCCCGGTCGAGATCAACGGGCAGACCGTGCCGCTCGGGCGCCAGCTCGCGGCCGGCCTGGTGACGGGCGGCACCGACTCCGCGAGCTCGGACGCCCCCTCCTCCACCCCCTCGGCGAGCGCGACGCCGTCCGCGAGCACGACCCCGGTGCCCAACGTCTCCGGCTCGGACTCGACGGGCAACTTCACCTGGGTCCTCACGGACAAGGACGACGCCGCGAAGGGCCTCGCCGACGGCAGCTACGCGACCGTCGTGACGATCCCCTCCTCCTTCTCCGCCGCCGCCACCTCGTACTCGGGCGACGCCGCGGAGGCGACGAAGGCGACCATCGACATCGCCACCAGCGAGAAGGCCAAGCTCGTCGACGACGCCATCTCGGCCACGGTGACCAGCACCGCCACCTCGCTGCTCAACACGCAGCTGACCACGGCCTACCTCGAGAACGTCTACGTCGGCTTCAACACCCTCAACGAGCAGATCGGCCAGGCGGCCGAGGGCGCGGGCACGCTCGCCGACGGCGCCGACCAGCTCGGCACCGGCGCCTCCACCCTCGCCGACGGCACCAGCAGCCTCGCCGACGGGATCGACGAGCTCGCCACCGGCGCCTCCTCGCTCTCGGACGGCGTCGGGCAGATCGGCACCGGAGCCTCGTCCCTCGCCGACGGCGTGGGGCAGCTGGGCACCGGAGCCTCCGACCTCTCCGGCGGAGTCGCGCAGCTGGCCACCGGTGCGCGCGGCCTCTCCGGCGGAGTGGGACAGCTCGCGACGGGCGCCCGCGACTCGGCGACCGGGGCGACCGCGCTGCAGGGCGGCGCCTCCGACCTGGCCGACGGGCTCGACCAGCTGAGGGAGGGAGTGGTGAGGACCGGCGACGGGACCCAGCAGGTCGCCGCACTCAGCGCCGGCGCCGCCGCCGCCACCGCGGGGACCTTCGAGGCGCTCAGCGCCGCCCTCGAGGGCTGCGAGACGACGCAGTGCCTCGCCGCGCGCGCCGTCATCGCCTCGGCCGACGGACCCACCGGCGCGACCACCCTCGCCACGACGACCGCGGGAGCCGTCGCCGGGATCGACGCGGGCATCCGCCTCGGCGGCGACGGGCAGCCCTCGCTGATCGACGCGGTCGGGCAGTCCGCCACCGGCGCGCGCACTCTCTCGGGGGGCATCGGACAGCTGTCCGGCGGCCTGACGCAGCTCGCCGACGGCGCGGACGACGCCGCGGGCGGAGCGTCCCAGCTCGCCGACGGCCTCGACACCACGGCGGCCGGGTCGGCGCAGCTCGCGACCGGCGCCACCACCGCCGCGGCCGGCGCCCGCGACCTCGCGACCGGCGCGACCACGGCCGCGGGCGGTGCCGCCGACCTCGCCACGGGAGCCTCCTCCGCCGCCGACGGAGCCGACCAGCTCGCCGACGGCGCGAGCGGGGTCTCGGACGGCGCCGTGCAGCTCGCCGACGGCATCCGCACGCTCGCCACCGGCCTCGACGCCGCCGTCGCGCAGCTCCCGACCTACACCGAGTCGGAGTCGACGAACCTCGCCGACGTCGTCTCGGACCCGGTCGAGAACGCGAGCAGCGCGACCGACCTGTTCGGAGCCTCCAGCGTCCCGTTCTTCGCGACGATCGCCCTCTGGCTGGGCGCCCTCGCGACGTTCCTGGTGCTCGCGGCGTTCTCGCACCGTGCACTCTCCTCGACCCGCTCCTCCGCGGCGCTCGCCCTCTCCTCCTACGTGCCGGCGCTCGTGATCGGCGTGGTGCAGGGACTCGCGGTCGCGATCGTGATGAGCGGGGTCGCGGGCCTGGAGCCGGGCCGCTGGGTCGGCTTCGCCCTCCTGGCGATGCTCACCGGCGCCTCGTTCGCCGCGGTGAACCAGGGGCTGGTCGCCCTGCTCGGAGGGATCGGCCGCTTCCTCGCGATGGTCGCGGCGGTGATCGCGCTCGGCGCGGGCATCATCTCGACGGTCCCCGGGCTGTTCGACGACGTGCTCGGGTTCCTGCCGCTCTCGGCGGCGCAGAACGCGCTGTCCGGAGTGGTCGAGGGCACCGACGGCACGGCCGGCGCCGTCGTCGGCCTGGTGATCTGGCTG